Proteins encoded in a region of the Bactrocera tryoni isolate S06 chromosome 4, CSIRO_BtryS06_freeze2, whole genome shotgun sequence genome:
- the LOC120775117 gene encoding probable cytochrome P450 309a1 — protein MVPLLVTFVLLATVGFLIHKYLTWHYDTFKKLGIVGPEPKIWHGNFTGNQQIAYDYDDIYNKYRQKHQVIGMFAYRQPQFLIIDPKLAHDILVTNFKSFRNNLGKRFLYNKEEDPVAALNPFFNVGEEWKTIRADIMSGLTHHKLSSAYTIWKTCTQKLGRLLSAQTAKGSSIIETKNLVLRFTSNIMGEFLWGIETKTLESLDEPNHYLEVSHRLIHQVFHGFMSYYKCLPFPWYRRFANYRIFTGESDQMFSQFTKDAYVLRERDASKTNQADFLTYVRQLQEKKSLSHYEVVGYLLAVFTDGFDTSGTVAFHTLFYLTHHPECQEKLRKEILSNLEADGNINFQTLNVLPYLDQCVHETLRMISPITFKSRLCTESTEIVLDDGRRIPIKKGQVVTIPVFSYLHDPEYFEDPLEFKPERFENVDISELTKRGIFLPFSDGPRMCLGRHLGFLQIKTAIVEILKNYRLKVCDQTPPIAKLDSHALINGVDGDLFIEYERL, from the exons ATGGTGCCGCTTCTAGTTACATTTGTTTTGCTCGCCACTGTCGGGTTTCTGATACACAAATATCTGACATGGCACTACGATACCTTTAAAAAGTTAGGCATAGTCGGTCCTGAGCCTAAAATATGGCACGGAAATTTTACTGGCAACCAGCAAATAGCTTACGATTATGATGATATCTATAA caAATACAGGCAAAAACATCAGGTTATTGGCATGTTTGCTTACAGACAACCTCAGTTTTTAATAATAGATCCGAAATTGGCGCATGATATTTTAGTAACCAACTTCAAAAGCTTTCGGAACAACTTAGGGAAAAGATTC CTCTACAATAAAGAAGAGGATCCAGTAGCCGCACTTAATCCCTTTTTCAATGTTGGTGAGGAATGGAAGACGATACGAGCCGACATAATGAGTGGTCTAACTCACCACAAG CTCTCTTCAGCATATACGATATGGAAGACTTGCACTCAAAAGCTTGGAAGACTATTAAGTGCACAGACAGCAAAAGGCAGCTCTATAATCGAAACCAAGAAT CTTGTGTTACGCTTTACATCCAATATAATGGGTGAGTTCCTCTGGGGCATTGAAACGAAAACGCTGGAAAGTCTCGACGAACCAAATCATTATTTGGAAGTCTCCCATAGGCTAATTCATCAAGTGTTTCACGGTTTTATGAGCTACTACAAGTGCTTACCCTTCCCTTGGTACCGACGTTTCGCTAATTATCGAATCTTCACTGGCGAAAGTGACCAGATGTTTTCACAGTTCACAAAAGACGCATACGTGTTGCGTGAGAGAGATGCGAGCAAAACGAATCAAGCTGACTTTTTGACCTACGTACGTCAACTGCAGGAAAAGAAGAGTCTTTCCCATTATGAAGTAGTAGGCTATCTGTTGGCCGTTTTCACCGATGGTTTTGACACATCAGGAACGGTTGCTTTTCACACGCTCTTCTAC TTAACTCATCATCCGGAATGTCAGGAAAAGCTACGTAAAGAAATTCTAAGCAATCTCGAAGCCGACggcaatattaattttcaaactttGAATGTGCTCCCATATTTGGATCAATGTGTGCACG AAACCTTACGTATGATAAGTCCAATTACGTTTAAATCGCGTCTCTGCACAGAATCCACCGAGATAGTATTGGACGATGGACGTCGCATACCCATCAAGAAGGGTCAAGTAGTGACTATTCCCGTATTCAGTTACTTACATGACCCCGAGTACTTTGAAGATCCGTTGGAGTTCAAACCGGAGCGTTTCGAAAATGTTGATATTTCGGAGCTAACGAAGAGGGGTATCTTTCTACCGTTTAGCGATGGACCACGAATGTGCTTgg GTCGTCATTTGggttttttgcaaataaaaacagCTATTGTCGAAATACTCAAGAATTATCGCTTGAAAGTATGCGACCAAACTCCGCCGATAGCGAAGCTCGACTCACATGCGCTTATTAACGGAGTGGATGGCGATTTATTTATCGAATATGAGAGGTTATAA
- the LOC120773596 gene encoding probable cytochrome P450 309a2, with protein MEALLVTLALLAILVYKYLTWHHGVFKKLGLDGPKPNIFLGNFPSAITGKQPLAYEADEIYSKYKKSHRAIGVFMTRNPQILILDPQLAQDVLVKNFGKFRGNLAANWIYDRKLDKLAALSPFFTSDDSWKTKRSDLVTGLTQNKLNAAYPILKGCAEKLSKYLEKRTAQGNAVIETKNLGFCFTSNVLGEFLWGIETNALAKPDEPNIYLQMQAKWLQFIVNSLDTYFKLLPLPWLRRFAQKRLFSEDTNNFFSKLTKDALELRAKDTNSQSRVDFLNHLRQLQEKKGITHDDMVGHILTTMLNGYETSATVLFHTIFYLAHHPEYQEKLRAEILENIEEDGFVSYQKLSSLPYLDQCFHESIRLITVVSFYARICTEPTELDVGDGHIIPIRVGNVVSVPIFSYHHNPDYFPKPSEYNPDRFNNAAHVDLIKKGIFMPFGSGPRICAGIHLATMEVKACLVEIFKSYRVKCCAKTIPEKRHDSPTFIVGIDGEFWLEYERL; from the exons ATGGAAGCGCTTCTGGTCACTTTGGCGCTGCTAGCTATTCTAGTCTATAAATATTTGACCTGGCATCATGGTGTGTTTAAGAAGTTGGGCTTGGACGGTCCAAagccaaatatatttttgggaaattttccAAGCGCGATAACCGGCAAGCAACCACTTGCCTATGAAGCTGATGAGATTTATAG CAAATACAAGAAGAGTCATCGCGCTATTGGCGTCTTTATGACACGAAATCCACAAATTCTGATCCTCGACCCACAATTGGCCCAGGACGTTTTGGTGAAGAACTTTGGCAAGTTTCGCGGCAATTTAGCTGCAAATTGG ATTTATGACAGAAAATTGGACAAACTGGCTGCGCTTAGTCCATTTTTCACCAGTGACGATTCATGGAAAACGAAACGTTCCGATCTTGTTACAGGTTTAACGCAAAATAAG CTCAATGCGGCATATCCAATCCTAAAGGGCTGTGCAGAGAAACTATccaaatatctcgaaaaaaGAACTGCCCAAGGCAACGCGGTCATAGAAAccaaaaat CTCGGCTTCTGCTTTACCTCGAACGTTTTGGGCGAGTTTCTGTGGGGCATTGAAACGAATGCGCTTGCCAAACCAGATGAACCAAACATTTATCTCCAAATGCAGGCCAAATGGTTGCAGTTCATTGTTAATTCGTTGGACACCTATTTTAAGTTATTACCATTACCTTGGCTACGTCGTTTTGCACAAAAGCGTTTATTCTCGGAGGACACcaataatttcttttcgaaaCTCACAAAAGATGCCCTTGAGCTGAGAGCCAAGGATACAAATAGTCAGAGTAGAGTCGATTTCCTGAACCATCTGCGACAATTGCAGGAAAAGAAGGGTATAACACACGACGATATGGTCGGGCATATACTGACCACAATGCTGAATGGCTATGAAACCTCGGCCACAGTGCTCTTCCACACAATATTCTAT TTAGCGCATCATCCGGAATATCAGGAGAAGTTACGTGCTGAAATATTGGAGAATATCGAAGAGGATGGCTTTGTGAGCTACCAAAAATTGTCTAGCCTGCCTTATTTGGATCAATGTTTTCATG AATCCATACGCTTGATCACCGTGGTCTCCTTTTATGCGCGCATTTGCACGGAACCCACGGAACTTGATGTCGGTGACGGCCATATCATACCGATTCGTGTTGGCAATGTGGTCAGTGTGCCCATATTTAGTTATCACCATAACCCCGATTACTTTCCAAAACCATCGGAATATAATCCGGATCGTTTCAACAATGCGGCACATGTCGACCTGATCAAAAAGGGCATATTCATGCCATTCGGTAGTGGACCGCGTATATGTGCGG GAATACATTTGGCTACGATGGAGGTCAAGGCTTGTCTCGTGGAAATTTTCAAGTCTTATCGTGTTAAATGTTGCGCAAAAACAATACCTGAAAAGCGACACGATTCGCCCACGTTTATTGTGGGCATTGATGGCGAGTTTTGGTTAGAGTATGAGAGGCTGTAA
- the LOC120775118 gene encoding probable cytochrome P450 309a1 — MVPLLVTFVLLAAVAFLIHKYLTWHYDTFKKMGIAGPEPKIWLGNLTGKQHIAYDYDDIYNKYKQKHQIVGMFVSREPQILILDPKLAHEVLVTNFKSFRENLSSKFLYDREEDTVAALNPFFNVGEEWKTRRSDVMSGITQHRLTSAYPIWKTCTQKLGKLLNAETIKGSSIIETKNLLLRYTSNILGEFLWGIETKTLESLDEPNPYLEVAQRNLLQVFQGFMSYFKCIPFPWYRRFDSHRIFTAESDQLFSQFTKDAYALRERDASKKNQADFLNYVRQLQEKKNLTHNEVVGYMATVFVDGFDTAATVAFHTLFYLTHHPEYQEKLRKEILSNLEADGNINYQALTLLPYLDQCVHETLRMISPLTFTSRVCTEPTELVLDDERRIPIEKGQVATVPVFSYLHDPEYFEDPMEFKPERFENVDISELTKRGIFLPFGDGPRICLGRHLGVLQVKTAIVEVLKNYRLKVCDKTPPIAKLESQTLIIGVDGDLLFEYERL, encoded by the exons ATGGTGCCGCTCCTAGTTACATTTGTTTTGCTCGCCGCTGTCGCGTTTCTGATACACAAATATCTGACATGGCACTACGATACCTTTAAAAAGATGGGCATAGCCGGCCCAGAACCGAAAATATGGCTTGGAAATTTAACCGGCAAACAGCACATAGCTTACGATTATGATGACATATACAA CAAATACAAGCAGAAACATCAGATTGTTGGCATGTTTGTTTCCAGAGAGCCTCAGATCTTAATACTAGATCCCAAATTGGCGCATGAAGTGTTAGTTACGAATTTCAAAAGCTTCAGAGAGAATTTAAGCAGCAAATTC CTCTATGACAGAGAAGAGGATACGGTCGCCGCACTCAATCCGTTTTTCAATGTTGGTGAGGAATGGAAGACGAGACGATCAGACGTAATGAGTGGCATTACACAGCACAGG CTCACCTCAGCGTATCCGATTTGGAAGACTTGTACTCAAAAGCTCGGAAAACTCTTAAATGCAGAGACTATAAAAGGCAGCTCGATAATCGAAACCAAGAAT CTTCTATTACGCTATACATCCAACATTTTGGGCGAGTTTCTTTGGGGCATTGAAACGAAAACGCTGGAAAGTCTCGACGAGCCAAATCCTTACCTGGAAGTAGCACAAAGAAATTTGCTCCAAGTGTTTCAGGGTTTTATGAGCTATTTCAAATGTATACCCTTCCCTTGGTACCGACGTTTCGATAGTCATCGAATCTTCACTGCCGAAAGTGACCAGCTTTTCTCACAGTTTACTAAAGACGCATACGCGTTGCGTGAGAGAGATGCGAGCAAAAAGAATCAAGCTGACTTCTTAAACTACGTGCGCCAACTGCAGGAAAAAAAGAATCTGACCCATAATGAAGTGGTAGGCTACATGGCGACCGTCTTTGTCGATGGTTTTGACACAGCAGCAACGGTTGCTTTTCACACGCTCTTCTAC TTGACCCATCATCCGGAGTATCAGGAAAAACTACGTAAAGAAATTCTAAGCAATCTCGAAGCCGACGGCAATATTAATTATCAAGCTTTGACTCTGCTACCATATTTGGATCAATGTGTGCACG AAACCTTACGTATGATAAGTCCCCTCACATTTACTTCACGCGTCTGTACGGAGCCTACCGAATTAGTACTGGACGACGAACGTCGCATACCCATTGAAAAGGGACAGGTGGCAACTGTGCCCGTGTTCAGTTATTTGCATGACCCTGAGTACTTCGAAGATCCGATGGAATTCAAGCCGGAGCGTTTCGAAAATGTTGATATTTCGGAGCTAACGAAGAGGGGTATTTTTCTGCCATTTGGCGATGGACCACGAATTTGCTTAG GGCGTCACTTGGGGGTGTTGCAAGTTAAAACAGCTATCGTCGAGGTACTCAAGAATTATCGCTTGAAAGTTTGCGACAAAACTCCACCGATAGCGAAACTCGAATCACAAACACTTATTATCGGAGTGGATGGCgatttattatttgaatatgAGAGATTATAA
- the LOC120774742 gene encoding probable cytochrome P450 28d1 isoform X1 — MFLFTFIVLVSLVAAVLIVYLRWHFNYWRKRGVCGPQPDLLVGTFPRTSAGQCNLLEELHEIYLRYRVSQKFVGIFTARAPKLFICDPQLALQILTQHFKSFRDNESSQWTNASVEQLRLSSPFVSTGEEWKARRSELVPALTINKIRSFYSAMRDSAQKACEFLTAGGEQPQDAKELANRFTAQFMSNFIWGIEGNAFSVQQKASAPSLSPVHCMARDIILQSLQCIRYYGRTAAWPWVRKLRPVRFFPVSADRFFQQLLVDALNVRAKQQTGEGGGGRGDVIDHLQQLREKKSLNAIQIAGHSTTVLIDGYETGAMLIAHCLLLLARNPRVQRKLREELLAADVADSFDALNELPYLEQCLHETLRLFPPLPTLFKLCTESVTLKNFDGSALTLHPGDSVYISTYSFHRDAEYFENPEDFWPERFAEEMGGVRKYREMGVFMPFGDGPRMCPGMKLGLSEAKVAVSELISKFEITASDETRTDNKIATDSFLLTIDGKIELVFHRRP, encoded by the exons ATGTTTCTATTCACGTTCATTGTTTTGGTGAGCCTCGTCGCGGCAGTTCTGATAGTATATCTGCGTTGGCATTTCAATTATTGGCGTAAGCGTGGAGTGTGTGGACCTCAACCGGATTTGCTCGTCGGCACGTTTCCAAGGACCAGCGCCGGACAGTGCAATTTACTGGAGGAGTTACACGAGATTTATCT TCGTTACAGGGTCTCACAAAAGTTTGTAGGCATATTTACCGCACGCGCGCCGAAACTTTTTATATGCGACCCACAGTTGGCGCTGCAAATTTTGACGCaacattttaaaagttttcgcGATAACGAATCTTCCCAATGG ACGAACGCAAGCGTGGAGCAACTGCGACTCAGCAGCCCTTTCGTTTCCACCGGAGAGGAATGGAAGGCCCGGCGCTCGGAATTGGTGCCAGCGCTGACCATTAATAAG ATTCGCTCCTTTTACTCAGCAATGCGTGACAGTGCACAGAAAGCCTGCGAGTTCCTCACAGCTGGGGGTGAGCAGCCCCAAGATGCCAAAGAA CTGGCCAATCGCTTCACAGCCCAGTTCATGTCCAACTTCATATGGGGAATTGAAGGCAACGCCTTCAGTGTACAGCAGAAAGCGAGTGCGCCCTCGCTCTCACCCGTGCATTGCATGGCAAGAGATATTATTTTGCAATCGCTGCAATGTATACGTTATTATGGGCGCACCGCTGCTTGGCCTTGGGTGCGTAAATTACGGCCGGTGCGCTTCTTTCCGGTCTCCGCGGATCGTTTCTTTCAACAGCTACTCGTGGACGCTTTGAATGTACGCGCCAAGCAGCAGACTGGCGAGGGTGGCGGTGGGCGCGGCGATGTGATCGATCACCTGCAGCAGCTCAGGGAGAAAAAATCCTTAAATGCCATACAAATTGCCGGACATTCAACAACAGTTTTGATTGATGGCTATGAAACGGGAGCGATGCTGATTGCGCATTGCCTGTTGCTG CTTGCGCGCAATCCACGCGTTCAACGGAAGCTCAGAGAGGAACTGCTCGCTGCCGACGTCGCTGACAGTTTCGATGCGCTAAATGAACTGCCCTATCTCGAACAGTGTCTACATG AAACTCTGCGCCTTTTTCCACCGCTGCCAACGCTTTTCAAACTCTGCACTGAGTCAgttactttgaaaaattttgacgGATCTGCGCTGACTCTGCACCCTGGTGATAGCGTCTATATTTCAACTTACTCTTTTCATCGTGACGCCGAGTACTTTGAAAACCCCGAGGACTTTTGGCCTGAGCGCTTTGCAGAGGAGATGGGCGGTGTACGCAAATATCGAGAGATGGGTGTTTTCATGCCATTCGGAGATGGACCGCGTATGTGTCCAG GCATGAAGTTGGGTTTATCTGAGGCCAAGGTCGCTGTATCTGAGCTGATAAGTAAATTCGAGATTACCGCTAGCGATGAGACCCGCACCGATAACAAAATAGCAACTGACTCATTTCTGTTAACGATCGACGGGAAAATCGAACTTGTGTTCCATCGGAGGCCATGA
- the LOC120774742 gene encoding probable cytochrome P450 28d1 isoform X2 produces MASTELDNRMMWRSESLAKKAEKSGGDDRVLFCEFCCILSVAVMSYAIRSFYSAMRDSAQKACEFLTAGGEQPQDAKELANRFTAQFMSNFIWGIEGNAFSVQQKASAPSLSPVHCMARDIILQSLQCIRYYGRTAAWPWVRKLRPVRFFPVSADRFFQQLLVDALNVRAKQQTGEGGGGRGDVIDHLQQLREKKSLNAIQIAGHSTTVLIDGYETGAMLIAHCLLLLARNPRVQRKLREELLAADVADSFDALNELPYLEQCLHETLRLFPPLPTLFKLCTESVTLKNFDGSALTLHPGDSVYISTYSFHRDAEYFENPEDFWPERFAEEMGGVRKYREMGVFMPFGDGPRMCPGMKLGLSEAKVAVSELISKFEITASDETRTDNKIATDSFLLTIDGKIELVFHRRP; encoded by the exons ATGGCATCGACCGAACTGGATAATCGAATGATGTGGCGCTCAGAATCGTTGGCGaagaaagcagaaaaaagtGGAGGCGATGATCGAGTCCTTTTTTGTGAATTCTGTTGTATTTTGAGTGTGGCGGTTATGTCGTATGCG ATTCGCTCCTTTTACTCAGCAATGCGTGACAGTGCACAGAAAGCCTGCGAGTTCCTCACAGCTGGGGGTGAGCAGCCCCAAGATGCCAAAGAA CTGGCCAATCGCTTCACAGCCCAGTTCATGTCCAACTTCATATGGGGAATTGAAGGCAACGCCTTCAGTGTACAGCAGAAAGCGAGTGCGCCCTCGCTCTCACCCGTGCATTGCATGGCAAGAGATATTATTTTGCAATCGCTGCAATGTATACGTTATTATGGGCGCACCGCTGCTTGGCCTTGGGTGCGTAAATTACGGCCGGTGCGCTTCTTTCCGGTCTCCGCGGATCGTTTCTTTCAACAGCTACTCGTGGACGCTTTGAATGTACGCGCCAAGCAGCAGACTGGCGAGGGTGGCGGTGGGCGCGGCGATGTGATCGATCACCTGCAGCAGCTCAGGGAGAAAAAATCCTTAAATGCCATACAAATTGCCGGACATTCAACAACAGTTTTGATTGATGGCTATGAAACGGGAGCGATGCTGATTGCGCATTGCCTGTTGCTG CTTGCGCGCAATCCACGCGTTCAACGGAAGCTCAGAGAGGAACTGCTCGCTGCCGACGTCGCTGACAGTTTCGATGCGCTAAATGAACTGCCCTATCTCGAACAGTGTCTACATG AAACTCTGCGCCTTTTTCCACCGCTGCCAACGCTTTTCAAACTCTGCACTGAGTCAgttactttgaaaaattttgacgGATCTGCGCTGACTCTGCACCCTGGTGATAGCGTCTATATTTCAACTTACTCTTTTCATCGTGACGCCGAGTACTTTGAAAACCCCGAGGACTTTTGGCCTGAGCGCTTTGCAGAGGAGATGGGCGGTGTACGCAAATATCGAGAGATGGGTGTTTTCATGCCATTCGGAGATGGACCGCGTATGTGTCCAG GCATGAAGTTGGGTTTATCTGAGGCCAAGGTCGCTGTATCTGAGCTGATAAGTAAATTCGAGATTACCGCTAGCGATGAGACCCGCACCGATAACAAAATAGCAACTGACTCATTTCTGTTAACGATCGACGGGAAAATCGAACTTGTGTTCCATCGGAGGCCATGA